From Coffea arabica cultivar ET-39 chromosome 10e, Coffea Arabica ET-39 HiFi, whole genome shotgun sequence, one genomic window encodes:
- the LOC113711455 gene encoding LOW QUALITY PROTEIN: cytochrome c biogenesis CcmF N-terminal-like mitochondrial protein 2 (The sequence of the model RefSeq protein was modified relative to this genomic sequence to represent the inferred CDS: inserted 1 base in 1 codon; deleted 1 base in 1 codon; substituted 4 bases at 4 genomic stop codons) — protein MKRKIPLLCFFVGLSARTQRLEWLVVLGSYRNASFMSLILATARIHLVFLPFLHSXTSFPKIMTFPYCVLGTFSIKARLVAPIHSFTTNGIXGIFLWXFFLIMAGISMILFSQMKXQASTRQTYKKEMVVAQSTHVHXRYSAHVQTRLIILWKNSAYC, from the exons ATGAAAAGAAAGATACCACTACTTTGCTTCTTTGTTGGACTGTCAGCCCGAACACAAAG GTTGGAGTGGTTGGTGGTTTTGGGATCCTATAGA AATGCTTCTTTTATGTCTCTAATCTTAGCCACAGCTCGTATTCATTTAGTATTTCTACCCTTTCTTCATTCTTAGACCTCGTTTCCTAAAATTATGACTTTTCCATACTGTGTCTTGGGAACCTTTTCAATAAAGGCCAGATTGGTAGCTCCCATTCATAGTTTTACTACAAATGGTATATAAGGAATCTTTTTATGGTAGTTTTTCCTTATAATGGCAGGAATATCTATGATTCTTTTCTCCCAGATGAAGTAGCAGGCATCGACCCGTCAAACCTATAAAAAGGAGATGGTTGTGGCACAAAGTACTCATGTGC TACGTTATTCAGCTCACGTGCAAACCCGCCTCATTATCTTATGGAAGAATTCAGCTTATTGCTGA